A part of Schistosoma mansoni strain Puerto Rico chromosome W, complete genome genomic DNA contains:
- a CDS encoding TBC1 domain family, with the protein MRSEGFFKKEDILECVNKKADDKKLRHFSISRYGLVDDDVRKIVWPILVRGNRELPDIDPEMVKHHPSYRQVELDTCRMTSLMPKNLNPEEIESIQRIVTRLVISVLVDNPSLHYYQGFHDICYVFFSVLGEKESRMLLNKLIPTHFSLFMQKSMDVTLEYMQLIFALLEHVSTSVLNSIESVDLGPDFAIAWIITWFAHVLPNMDDVRRLFDLFLATDPIMLVYVSVAIITISAKEVESTPLDFALLYQTLARLPKLHPVEELIREALKIYIDLEPDKLIELGNKRILKYREQKLLNRSPVIRQPFSKSTNKHILWGLVTQHQRTILSLSFIVIVISYLLNKSLKD; encoded by the exons ATGCGCTCCGAAGGCTTCTTCAAAAAAGAGGATATTCTTGAATGCGTAAATAAAAAGGCAGATGACAAGAAACTGCGGCACTTTTCAATCAGTCGATATGGGTTAGTAGATGATGATGTTAGAAAAATTGTATGGCCAATCTTAGTGAGAGGAAATCGCGAACTACCAGATATAG ATCCTGAAATGGTAAAGCACCATCCAAGCTATCGTCAAGTTGAATTGGACACATGTCGTATGACAAGTTTAATGCCTAAGAACTTAAATCCTGAAGAAATCGAAAGCATACAACGAATTGTTACTCGTCTAGTGATATCTGTATTAGTGGATAATCCTTCCTTACATTATTATCAG GGTTTCCATGATATTTGTTATGTGTTCTTTTCGGTTTTGGGTGAAAAAGAATCTCGAATGTTGCTAAATAAATTGATCCCTACTCATTTCAG TTTATTCATGCAGAAATCTATGGATGTAACTCTAGAATACATGCAATTGATATTCGCTTTGTTAGAACATGTTTCAACTTCTGTACTGAATAGTATAGAATCTGTTGATTTAGGCCCAGATTTCGCTATTGCTTGGATTATCACTTGGTTTGCGCATGTTCTACCTAATATGGATGATGTTAGACGCCTGTTCGATTTATTTTTAGCAACAGATCCCATCATGTTGGTTTATGTTTCAGTTGCT ATTATTACTATCAGTGCCAAAGAAGTGgaatcaacaccgttggatttcgCTCTTTTGTATCAAACACTTGCACGTCTACCTAAACTACATCCTGTTGAGGAGCTTATCCGTGAAGCTTTAAAAATCTACATTGATTTAGAACCAGACAAATTGATTGAATTAGGCAATAAACGTATTCTAAAATATCGTGAACAAAAATTACTAAACCGATCACCAGTAATACGTCAACCATTTTCAAAATCTACaaataaacatatattatggGGATTAGTTACACAACATCAAAGAACTATTCTTTCTCTTAGTTTTATCGTCATTGTCAttagttatttattaaataaaagtttaaaagactag